In Heyndrickxia vini, the sequence CACGCTGGAAGCGACACCTGCTAAAACAGTACCGTTTCCTTCAAATATACATCCTAAAATAAAGTGCTCACTTGAAAAAAGGGGAATAACTAGCCTTTACACTCATCAGCGCAGAGCATTTGATTATGCAATAGAAGGAAAAAGCTTTGTGGCTGTAACTCCGACGGCGTCTGGCAAAACTTTATGTTATAATTTGCCCGTTCTCCAAACGATTGTAAATAATCCTTCTTCAAGATCACTTTATTTGTTTCCTACAAAAGCATTGGCCCAAGATCAAAAAAGTGAATTAAATGAATTGATTGAAGAAGCCGGGATACCAATAAATAGTTACACGTATGATGGGGATACACCCGCAAATATTCGACAAAAGGTAAGAAAGGCTGGTCATATTGTCATTACAAACCCAGATATGCTGCATTCTGCTATCTTGCCACATCATACGAAATGGGTGGCCTTTTTTGAGAACCTAAAATATATTATTATCGATGAATTACATATTTATCGTGGTGTGTTTGGAAGTCACGTGGCAAATGTTATTCGCAGGTTGAAACGGATTTGTGAATATTATGGAAGCAATCCAATATTTATTTGTACATCTGCTACTATTGCAAATCCGAAAGAATTAGCGGAAAAGTTAACTGGTGAATTCGTGGAGCTCATTAACAATAATGGTGCTCCAAGTGGAAAAAAGCATTTTGTCTTTTATAATCCACCTATTGTCAATAAGACATTAAATGTCCGCAGGAGTGCAACATTGGAAGTGCGAGATATAGCTAAAGAAATGCTGGAACAAAAAATTCAAACAATCGTATTTGCAAGAAGTAGAGTAAGAGTGGAAATAATTTTAACTTACTTACAGGAAGTGATTAAGCACCAATTTGGGGAGAAATCAATCCAAGGATACCGCGGCGGATATTTGCCTACCCAGAGAAGAATGATTGAAAAAGGGCTAAGAAACGGTGATATTATCGGTGTTGTGAGCACTAATGCGTTAGAGCTAGGGGTCGATATTGGCCAATTACAAGTATGTATTATGACTGGTTACCCCGGTACAATTGCTAGCGCATGGCAGCAAGCTGGTAGAGCGGGGCGGCGCCATGGAGAGTCACTGGTTATTATGGTAGCAAGTTCTGCTCCTTTAGATCAGTATATCATTGAACATCCTGAATATTTTTTTAACCAATCTCCCGAAACAGCAAGGATAAATCCCGATAACTTAGTCATTTTAGTAGATCATATTAAATGTGCCGCATATGAATTGCCTTTTAAAAAAGGTGAATTATTTGGGGAATTGGAAGTTGAAGATGTATTGGAGTTTTTAGTAGATGAAAGAGTGCTGCATTATCGAAGCGAAAAATGGTATTGGATGCAAGATTCATTTCCTGCACATAATATTAGTTTGCGCTCTGCATCGCAAGAAAATGTTGTAATCATC encodes:
- a CDS encoding DEAD/DEAH box helicase yields the protein MKRKKDIQGIIQFLKEDTSFNKQIVHWHTLEATPAKTVPFPSNIHPKIKCSLEKRGITSLYTHQRRAFDYAIEGKSFVAVTPTASGKTLCYNLPVLQTIVNNPSSRSLYLFPTKALAQDQKSELNELIEEAGIPINSYTYDGDTPANIRQKVRKAGHIVITNPDMLHSAILPHHTKWVAFFENLKYIIIDELHIYRGVFGSHVANVIRRLKRICEYYGSNPIFICTSATIANPKELAEKLTGEFVELINNNGAPSGKKHFVFYNPPIVNKTLNVRRSATLEVRDIAKEMLEQKIQTIVFARSRVRVEIILTYLQEVIKHQFGEKSIQGYRGGYLPTQRRMIEKGLRNGDIIGVVSTNALELGVDIGQLQVCIMTGYPGTIASAWQQAGRAGRRHGESLVIMVASSAPLDQYIIEHPEYFFNQSPETARINPDNLVILVDHIKCAAYELPFKKGELFGELEVEDVLEFLVDERVLHYRSEKWYWMQDSFPAHNISLRSASQENVVIIDISDIANVKVIGEMDQFSAMTLLHDEAIYLHQGNQYQVEKLDWEEKKAFIREVEADYYTDANLAVQLKVLEEDKQKTVTNAYVYYGDVTVQAMATIFKKIKFNTHENIGSGPIHLPEQELHTNAAWLSFESPLPEKQLEEGLMGLSTALNSIVPLFVMCDPHDIHVVPQIKAVHSEMPTIFLYDRYPGGIGLSEKVYENISTILRKTMEMVKNCPCKNGCPSCIGLEGVSSNTKKTVLNLIEFLLEDTGCLKRMNVNVNEK